The Pseudomonas azotoformans genome has a segment encoding these proteins:
- the tig gene encoding trigger factor — translation MQVSVENTTAIERRLSITVPAERIETAVNKRLQQTAQKAKIAGFRPGKVPMSEIKRRFGADARQEAVGDVIQASFYEAVVEHKLNPAGSPSIEPKSLEAGKDLEYVAVFEVFPEFEVAGFEGIEIERLSAEVADSDLDNMLEILRKQNTRFEVADRAAQNEDQLNIDFVGKVDGEVFAGGSAKGTQLVLGSNRMIPGFEDGLVGAKAGEERVLNLTFPADYQNLDLAGKAAEFTVTVNSVSEPKLPELNEEFFAQFGIKETGIEGFRTEVRKNMERELRQAIKSKVKNQVMDGLLAANPIEVPKALLSNEVDRLRVQAVQQFGGNIKPDQLPAELFEEQAKRRVVLGLIVAEVVKQFDLKPDEDRVREMIQEMASAYQEPEQVVAWYYKNDQQLNEVRSVVLEEQVVDTVLQKAKVTDKAVSYEEAVKPAEAAQAD, via the coding sequence ATGCAAGTTTCTGTTGAAAATACTACTGCTATCGAGCGTCGCCTGAGCATCACCGTGCCGGCTGAGCGCATCGAAACTGCGGTCAACAAGCGTCTGCAGCAGACTGCCCAGAAGGCCAAGATCGCTGGTTTCCGTCCAGGCAAAGTGCCAATGAGCGAAATCAAGCGCCGTTTTGGTGCCGATGCGCGCCAGGAAGCTGTCGGTGACGTGATCCAGGCTTCGTTCTACGAAGCTGTTGTCGAGCACAAGCTGAACCCAGCGGGTTCGCCGTCGATCGAGCCTAAGTCCCTGGAAGCTGGCAAGGACCTGGAATACGTTGCTGTATTCGAAGTGTTCCCTGAATTTGAAGTGGCCGGTTTCGAAGGTATCGAAATCGAGCGTCTGAGCGCCGAAGTGGCTGATTCGGACCTGGACAACATGCTGGAAATCCTGCGCAAGCAGAACACCCGTTTCGAAGTGGCCGACCGCGCTGCCCAGAACGAAGACCAGCTGAACATCGATTTCGTTGGCAAGGTTGACGGCGAAGTCTTCGCTGGCGGCTCCGCCAAGGGTACTCAGCTGGTGCTGGGTTCCAACCGCATGATCCCGGGCTTCGAAGACGGCCTGGTTGGCGCCAAAGCCGGCGAAGAGCGCGTTCTGAACCTGACCTTCCCTGCTGACTACCAGAACCTGGACCTGGCTGGCAAAGCCGCCGAGTTCACCGTGACCGTCAACAGCGTTTCCGAGCCTAAGCTGCCAGAGCTGAACGAAGAGTTCTTCGCTCAATTCGGCATCAAGGAAACCGGTATCGAAGGCTTCCGCACCGAAGTTCGCAAGAACATGGAGCGCGAGCTGCGTCAGGCCATCAAGTCCAAGGTCAAGAACCAGGTCATGGACGGTCTGCTGGCCGCCAACCCGATCGAAGTGCCTAAGGCCCTGCTGTCCAACGAAGTGGATCGCTTGCGCGTTCAAGCTGTCCAGCAGTTTGGTGGCAACATCAAGCCTGACCAACTGCCGGCCGAGCTGTTCGAAGAACAAGCCAAGCGCCGCGTCGTGCTGGGCCTGATCGTGGCTGAAGTGGTCAAGCAGTTTGACCTCAAGCCTGACGAAGACCGCGTTCGCGAAATGATCCAGGAAATGGCTTCGGCCTACCAGGAGCCTGAGCAGGTCGTGGCTTGGTACTACAAGAACGATCAGCAACTGAACGAAGTGCGTTCGGTTGTGCTGGAAGAACAAGTTGTGGATACTGTTCTGCAGAAGGCTAAGGTGACCGATAAAGCGGTCTCTTACGAAGAAGCAGTCAAACCGGCGGAAGCAGCACAAGCCGACTGA
- the folD gene encoding bifunctional methylenetetrahydrofolate dehydrogenase/methenyltetrahydrofolate cyclohydrolase FolD, with protein MTAQLIDGKSIAASLRQQIAKRVTERSQQGLRTPGLAVILVGSDPASQVYVSHKRKDCEEVGFISKAYDLPSETTQQALTDLIDSLNDDPKIDGILLQLPLPEHLDASKLLERIRPDKDVDGFHPYNVGRLAQRIPLLRPCTPKGIMTLLESTGVDLYGLDAVVVGASNIVGRPMAMELLLAGCTVTVTHRFTKDLAGHVGRADLVVVAAGKPGLVKGEWIKEGAIVIDVGINRQDDGKLVGDVVYETALPRAGWITPVPGGVGPMTRACLLENTLYAAETLHA; from the coding sequence ATGACTGCACAACTTATCGACGGCAAATCAATCGCCGCCAGCCTGCGCCAGCAGATCGCCAAACGAGTCACCGAGCGCAGCCAGCAAGGCCTGCGCACGCCTGGCCTCGCGGTGATCCTGGTCGGCAGCGATCCTGCCTCTCAGGTTTATGTCTCGCACAAGCGTAAAGACTGTGAAGAGGTCGGCTTTATTTCCAAGGCCTACGACTTGCCTTCCGAAACCACCCAGCAGGCCCTGACCGACCTGATCGACAGCCTCAACGACGACCCGAAGATCGATGGCATCCTGCTGCAACTGCCATTGCCCGAGCATCTGGACGCCTCCAAATTGCTGGAGCGCATTCGCCCCGACAAAGACGTCGACGGTTTCCACCCTTATAACGTCGGCCGCCTGGCCCAGCGCATCCCACTGCTGCGCCCGTGCACGCCAAAAGGCATCATGACCCTGCTGGAAAGCACCGGTGTCGACCTGTACGGCCTCGATGCAGTCGTGGTCGGCGCCTCCAACATCGTCGGCCGCCCGATGGCCATGGAATTGTTGCTGGCCGGTTGCACTGTGACCGTCACCCACCGTTTCACCAAAGACCTCGCCGGCCACGTCGGCCGCGCCGACCTGGTTGTGGTTGCTGCCGGCAAGCCAGGACTGGTCAAAGGTGAATGGATCAAGGAAGGCGCCATCGTCATCGACGTGGGCATCAACCGCCAGGACGACGGCAAGCTGGTGGGCGATGTGGTGTACGAAACCGCCCTGCCCCGCGCCGGCTGGATCACCCCAGTGCCAGGCGGCGTCGGCCCGATGACCCGCGCTTGCCTGCTGGAAAATACCCTGTACGCCGCAGAGACCCTGCACGCTTAA
- the pbpG gene encoding D-alanyl-D-alanine endopeptidase: protein MKIRLSIVSLFFAFTGTFAHAAETTQAPRDTSKLQIASGSAMLVDLQTNKVIYSSNPDVVVPIASVSKLMTGLIVLEAKQNMDEYIDINIKDTPEMKGVFSRVKIGSEMPRKEMLLIALMSSENRAAASLAHHYPGGYPAFIAAMNAKAKALGMTSTHYVEPTGLSIHNVSTARDLSKLLAAARHYPLLSQLSTTKEKTVSFRKPNYTLGFSNTDHLINRANWDIKLTKTGFTNQAGHCLVLVTSMGNRPVSLVILDAFGKFTHFADASRIRNWVETGKSGSVPDVALRYKADKNLKNRPNAAEARR from the coding sequence GTGAAAATTCGTCTCTCTATTGTCAGCCTATTTTTTGCTTTCACAGGCACCTTCGCGCACGCCGCCGAAACCACCCAGGCCCCGCGTGACACATCCAAACTGCAAATCGCTTCCGGCAGCGCCATGCTGGTGGACCTGCAGACCAATAAAGTCATTTATTCCAGCAACCCCGACGTGGTGGTGCCAATCGCCTCGGTGAGCAAGTTGATGACCGGCCTGATCGTGCTGGAAGCCAAGCAGAACATGGATGAGTACATCGATATCAACATCAAGGACACGCCGGAAATGAAAGGCGTGTTCTCCCGCGTGAAAATCGGCAGTGAAATGCCGCGCAAAGAGATGCTGCTGATCGCCCTGATGTCCTCGGAAAACCGCGCTGCCGCCAGCCTGGCGCACCACTACCCAGGCGGCTACCCGGCGTTTATCGCGGCGATGAACGCCAAGGCCAAGGCGCTGGGCATGACCAGCACTCACTATGTAGAACCCACGGGCCTGTCGATCCACAACGTGTCCACCGCCCGTGACCTGAGCAAGCTGCTGGCCGCCGCGCGTCACTACCCGTTGCTGAGCCAGTTGAGCACCACCAAGGAAAAGACCGTGTCGTTCCGCAAGCCCAACTACACCCTGGGCTTCTCCAACACCGACCACCTGATCAACCGCGCCAACTGGGATATCAAGCTGACCAAGACCGGTTTCACCAACCAGGCCGGCCACTGTCTGGTGCTGGTGACCAGCATGGGCAACCGTCCGGTGTCGTTGGTGATCCTGGATGCTTTCGGCAAATTCACCCACTTTGCCGATGCCAGCCGTATCCGCAATTGGGTCGAGACCGGCAAGAGCGGTTCAGTGCCGGATGTGGCGCTGCGCTACAAGGCCGACAAGAACCTGAAGAATCGCCCCAACGCTGCGGAAGCCCGTCGCTAA
- a CDS encoding C39 family peptidase produces MRLRSNLKTSLFLACALGLAACSSTPSRLAGLPERVELNGVPTFRSEAYQSGPTSLASMLSQQGIVMTPGLLDKPLHLPGGEADLERNMQVLAREYGLMVYPLEAKLTAVLAQVAAGYPVMARIGGGLWSDAHYVVVVGFNQQKSTVLLRSGMDRRLLMSFSDFESKWKSAGSWAILTQRPSQLPANVDAQRWRDSANATAQAGQERAAAQALKVLAERK; encoded by the coding sequence TTGCGGTTACGGTCGAACCTGAAAACATCCTTGTTCCTCGCGTGTGCCTTGGGCCTTGCGGCGTGTTCCTCCACCCCGTCGAGACTGGCCGGCCTGCCGGAGCGCGTCGAACTCAATGGCGTGCCGACCTTTCGCAGCGAGGCCTACCAGAGCGGTCCTACGTCTTTAGCCAGCATGCTGTCGCAACAAGGCATTGTCATGACACCGGGGCTGTTGGATAAACCGTTGCATCTGCCGGGCGGCGAAGCCGACCTTGAGCGCAACATGCAGGTGCTGGCGCGTGAGTACGGGCTGATGGTGTATCCGCTGGAGGCCAAGCTGACGGCAGTGCTGGCCCAGGTGGCGGCGGGTTATCCGGTGATGGCGCGGATTGGCGGCGGGCTGTGGTCGGATGCGCACTACGTGGTCGTGGTGGGGTTCAACCAGCAGAAAAGCACGGTGTTGTTGCGCTCGGGGATGGATCGGCGCTTGCTGATGAGCTTCAGCGACTTTGAGTCCAAATGGAAAAGCGCCGGCAGTTGGGCAATCCTCACCCAGCGCCCGAGCCAGTTGCCGGCGAATGTGGATGCACAACGGTGGCGGGACTCGGCGAATGCGACGGCCCAGGCCGGGCAGGAGCGGGCGGCGGCGCAGGCGCTGAAGGTGTTGGCGGAACGCAAATAA
- a CDS encoding PA0061/PA0062 family lipoprotein encodes MSLKPLLLIPALGAVLLLSACAGPIPKADPSEAWIGLKEEAPNDLMAERVDGKRVDDGRFFEVTPGDHRLDVTLFEEEPGDDNQQDCQGRVEYKDFKAGEHYTLVESSLGTTVRASLMDGHGKEVAATQDFNCMPG; translated from the coding sequence ATGTCACTCAAACCTCTGTTATTGATTCCCGCCCTCGGTGCTGTGCTGTTGTTGTCGGCGTGCGCCGGCCCGATCCCCAAGGCCGACCCGAGCGAAGCGTGGATCGGTCTGAAAGAAGAGGCCCCCAACGACCTGATGGCCGAACGCGTTGACGGCAAGCGTGTGGATGACGGACGTTTCTTTGAAGTGACGCCTGGAGACCATCGCCTGGATGTGACGCTGTTCGAAGAAGAGCCAGGCGACGACAACCAGCAGGACTGCCAGGGTCGGGTCGAGTACAAGGATTTCAAGGCAGGTGAGCACTACACCCTGGTGGAGTCGAGCCTGGGCACCACCGTGCGCGCATCCTTGATGGATGGTCACGGCAAGGAAGTCGCGGCGACTCAGGACTTCAATTGCATGCCGGGCTAG
- a CDS encoding efflux RND transporter permease subunit produces MLGLVKTALQKPYTFIVLAIFICIIGPMAALRTPTDVFPDIGIPVVAVVWQYNGLSPDAMAGRVIYTYERSLSTTVNDIEHIESQSLPGMGIVKIFFQPGVDIRTANAQVTAVSQTVLKQMPPGITPPLILNYSASTVPILQMAFSSPSLSEAKIRDLVQNNIRLPLSALPGLAMPTPMGGKQRQITLDLDPQALAAKGLSAQDVGNALALQNQIIPVGTAKLGPNEYTILLNNSPKAIDELNDLPIKTVDGALITIGQVAHVRDGSPPQTNIVRVDGHRAVLMPALKNGSISTLSIIDGIRQMLPRINETLPPSLKTSLLGDASVFVKQSVGSVAQEGIIAALLTSAMILLFLGSWRSTIIIAASIPLAVLSAIALLAVSGQTLNVMTLGGLALAVGILVDDATVTIENINWHLEQGKAVKTAILDGAAQIVGPAFVSLLCICIVFVPMFLLQGIAGYLFRPMALAVIFAMASSFILSRTLVPTLAMFLLKPHTPEPGAGHHPEDAFINHHEGEQHKKPRNRVLQSVLNFQQGFERHFSNIRDTYHGLLTLALGNRKGFIVGFLACVLASFLLLPSLGQDFFPATDAGALALHVRLPLGTRIEESAAAFDRIEARIREVIPAEELDTIVDNIGIPLSGIDMAYSSSGTIGPQDGDIQVTLKKDHAPTADYVKKLRETLPESFPGSHFAFLPADISSQILNFGAPAPLDVKISGRSDEENRAYAVELERRLQHVPGIADLRIQQSTGYPSLQVNVDRLRANGLGITERDVTNSMVASLAGSSQVAPTFWLNPANGVSYSIVAATPQYRLDSLPSLEALPVTGADGKSQILGGVATISRVQSPAVVTHYNIEPTLDLYANVQGRDLGGVARDVQKVLDDTASMRPKGAVISLHGQIDALHEAFSGLSFGLLGAVVLIYLLIVVNFQSWVDPFVIITALPAALAGIVWMLFLSGTSLSVPALTGAILCMGVATANSILVVSFCRERLAEHGDALKAALEAGYTRFRPVCMTALAMIIGMLPLAISEEQNAPLGRAVIGGLILATTATLLFVPVVFSLVHGRHPTRATAGETSHVV; encoded by the coding sequence ATGCTCGGGCTGGTAAAGACCGCACTGCAAAAGCCGTACACGTTTATCGTGTTGGCCATATTCATCTGCATCATCGGGCCGATGGCGGCCCTGCGTACCCCCACTGACGTTTTCCCGGACATCGGCATCCCCGTGGTTGCCGTGGTCTGGCAGTACAACGGCCTGTCGCCGGACGCCATGGCCGGTCGGGTGATCTACACCTATGAACGCTCCCTGAGCACCACCGTCAACGACATCGAGCATATCGAATCGCAATCCCTGCCCGGCATGGGCATCGTCAAGATCTTCTTCCAACCCGGCGTGGATATCCGCACCGCCAACGCCCAGGTGACAGCGGTGTCACAAACCGTGCTCAAGCAGATGCCGCCGGGCATCACGCCGCCGCTGATCCTCAACTACAGCGCCTCCACGGTGCCGATTTTGCAGATGGCGTTCTCCAGCCCCAGCCTCTCGGAAGCCAAGATCCGCGACTTGGTGCAGAACAACATCCGCCTGCCCCTGAGCGCCCTGCCCGGATTGGCCATGCCGACGCCAATGGGCGGCAAGCAGCGCCAGATCACGCTGGACCTCGACCCACAGGCGCTGGCCGCCAAAGGCTTGTCGGCCCAGGACGTGGGGAACGCCTTGGCCCTGCAGAACCAGATCATCCCGGTGGGCACCGCCAAACTCGGCCCCAACGAATACACGATCCTGCTCAACAACAGCCCCAAGGCCATCGATGAGCTGAATGACCTGCCGATCAAGACCGTCGATGGCGCCTTGATCACCATCGGCCAAGTCGCCCACGTGCGCGACGGCTCGCCGCCGCAGACCAATATCGTGCGCGTCGACGGCCACCGTGCGGTCCTCATGCCAGCGCTGAAAAACGGCAGCATCTCCACCCTGTCGATCATCGACGGCATCCGCCAGATGCTGCCGCGCATCAACGAAACCCTGCCGCCGTCGCTGAAGACCTCGCTGCTGGGGGACGCCTCGGTGTTCGTCAAACAGTCGGTGGGCAGCGTGGCCCAGGAAGGCATCATTGCCGCGCTGCTGACCAGTGCGATGATCCTGCTGTTCCTCGGCAGTTGGCGTTCCACGATCATTATTGCCGCCTCGATTCCCCTGGCCGTGCTGTCGGCGATTGCACTGCTGGCGGTCAGCGGGCAAACCCTCAACGTGATGACCCTCGGCGGGCTGGCGTTGGCGGTGGGAATCCTGGTGGACGACGCCACGGTGACCATCGAAAACATCAACTGGCACCTGGAACAAGGCAAGGCGGTGAAGACCGCAATCCTCGACGGCGCCGCACAGATCGTCGGCCCGGCGTTCGTCTCGCTGCTGTGTATCTGCATCGTGTTCGTGCCGATGTTTTTGCTGCAAGGCATCGCCGGTTACCTGTTCCGGCCGATGGCCCTGGCGGTGATCTTTGCCATGGCCAGCTCGTTCATTCTTTCGCGTACGCTGGTGCCGACCCTGGCGATGTTCCTGCTCAAGCCGCACACGCCGGAGCCAGGCGCCGGGCATCATCCGGAAGATGCATTCATCAACCATCACGAGGGCGAGCAGCACAAGAAACCACGCAATCGCGTGCTGCAATCGGTGCTGAATTTCCAGCAGGGCTTTGAACGGCACTTCTCGAACATCCGTGACACCTACCATGGTCTGCTGACCTTGGCCTTGGGTAATCGCAAGGGCTTTATCGTCGGTTTCCTGGCTTGCGTGCTGGCGTCGTTCCTGTTGCTGCCGAGCCTCGGCCAGGACTTCTTCCCGGCCACCGACGCGGGCGCATTGGCCCTGCACGTGCGCCTGCCACTGGGCACGCGCATCGAAGAAAGCGCCGCCGCCTTCGACCGTATCGAAGCGCGGATTCGCGAGGTGATTCCCGCCGAAGAACTCGACACCATCGTCGACAACATTGGCATCCCGCTGAGCGGCATCGACATGGCCTACAGCAGCAGCGGCACCATCGGCCCGCAGGACGGCGACATCCAGGTCACCCTGAAAAAAGACCACGCGCCCACCGCCGATTACGTGAAGAAACTGCGCGAAACCCTGCCGGAAAGTTTCCCCGGCAGCCACTTCGCATTCCTGCCAGCCGACATCAGCAGCCAGATCCTCAACTTCGGCGCCCCGGCCCCGCTGGACGTGAAAATCTCCGGGCGCAGCGATGAAGAAAACCGCGCCTATGCGGTGGAACTGGAGCGGCGCCTGCAACACGTACCCGGCATCGCTGACCTGCGCATCCAGCAGTCCACCGGCTACCCGTCCTTGCAGGTCAACGTCGACCGCCTGCGCGCCAACGGCCTGGGCATTACCGAACGTGACGTGACCAACAGCATGGTCGCCTCCCTCGCCGGCAGTTCCCAAGTGGCACCGACCTTCTGGCTCAACCCCGCCAACGGCGTGTCCTACTCGATCGTCGCCGCCACCCCGCAATATCGCCTCGACAGCCTGCCTTCGCTGGAAGCGCTGCCGGTGACCGGCGCCGATGGCAAGTCGCAGATCCTTGGCGGCGTGGCCACCATCTCCCGTGTGCAAAGCCCGGCGGTGGTGACCCATTACAACATCGAACCGACCCTGGACCTGTACGCCAACGTGCAAGGTCGCGACCTCGGCGGCGTGGCCCGCGATGTGCAGAAAGTGCTGGATGACACCGCGTCCATGCGCCCCAAAGGCGCGGTGATCAGCCTGCACGGGCAAATCGATGCGTTGCACGAAGCCTTCAGCGGCTTGAGCTTTGGCTTGCTTGGCGCGGTGGTGCTGATCTACCTGCTGATCGTGGTCAACTTCCAGTCGTGGGTCGATCCGTTCGTGATCATCACCGCCTTGCCGGCCGCACTGGCGGGGATCGTGTGGATGCTGTTCCTCAGCGGCACCTCGTTGTCGGTGCCCGCCTTGACCGGCGCGATCCTGTGCATGGGCGTAGCCACCGCCAACTCGATCCTGGTGGTGAGCTTCTGCCGTGAACGCCTGGCCGAACATGGCGATGCGCTCAAGGCCGCGCTGGAAGCCGGTTACACGCGCTTTCGCCCGGTGTGCATGACCGCCCTGGCGATGATCATCGGCATGTTGCCCCTGGCGATTTCCGAGGAGCAAAACGCCCCGCTCGGCCGGGCGGTGATCGGTGGCCTGATCCTCGCCACCACCGCCACTCTGTTATTTGTCCCCGTGGTCTTTAGCCTGGTCCACGGCCGTCACCCTACTCGCGCCACTGCTGGAGAAACGTCTCATGTCGTCTGA
- a CDS encoding efflux RND transporter periplasmic adaptor subunit, with translation MSSDHKPSRKRLMLMGVGGLTLAALLVANGLHARTLHEQSVTAWTETAAVPQVMVFQPQQNAAGDTLRLPAHLEAWSKAPIHARVSGYLKDWKADIGTQVKAGQILAEIDSPDLDQQLVQTHARLIQEQANARLAETTATRWQNLLASHSVSRQEADEKTSNAAAAKANAEAAAADYARLSALESYKTIRAPFAGTITARNTDIGQLIKADTDSDPELFNIADTHQLRLYVPVPQNYAAVIHPGLEAELTVPEHPGEHFKARLIGDSTAIDRRSGTLLAQFVADNPNGELLPGDYAEATLPIPADTHGVSIPASALIFRAQGTQVAVLDAQNHVHLQDIHIGLDLGERLVIDQGLKPADRVVDNPPDALREGDPVQLAAAGGAHAPKA, from the coding sequence ATGTCGTCTGATCACAAACCCTCGCGCAAGCGTCTGATGCTCATGGGTGTCGGCGGCCTGACCCTGGCCGCCCTGTTGGTCGCCAACGGCCTGCACGCCCGCACGCTGCACGAACAATCGGTCACGGCCTGGACCGAAACCGCCGCCGTCCCGCAGGTGATGGTGTTCCAACCGCAGCAGAATGCCGCCGGCGACACCCTGCGCTTGCCGGCGCACCTGGAAGCCTGGAGCAAGGCGCCGATTCACGCCCGCGTCAGCGGCTACTTGAAAGACTGGAAAGCCGACATCGGCACCCAGGTCAAAGCCGGGCAAATCCTTGCCGAGATCGACAGCCCCGACCTGGACCAGCAACTGGTGCAAACCCATGCACGGCTGATACAGGAACAGGCCAACGCACGCCTGGCCGAAACCACCGCGACGCGCTGGCAAAACCTGCTCGCCAGCCATTCGGTTTCGCGCCAGGAGGCCGATGAAAAAACCTCCAACGCCGCCGCCGCAAAAGCCAACGCCGAAGCCGCCGCTGCCGACTATGCGCGGCTGTCCGCATTGGAAAGCTACAAGACGATCCGCGCGCCGTTCGCCGGCACCATCACCGCACGCAACACCGATATCGGCCAATTGATCAAGGCCGACACCGACAGCGATCCCGAGCTGTTCAACATCGCCGACACCCATCAATTGCGCCTGTATGTGCCCGTGCCGCAGAACTACGCGGCGGTCATCCACCCCGGCCTTGAAGCCGAGCTGACTGTGCCCGAGCACCCCGGTGAGCACTTCAAGGCGCGCCTGATCGGTGATTCCACCGCCATCGACCGCCGCTCCGGCACCCTGCTTGCGCAGTTCGTGGCAGACAACCCTAATGGCGAATTGCTCCCCGGTGACTACGCCGAAGCCACCTTGCCGATTCCGGCGGATACCCACGGCGTGAGCATTCCGGCCAGCGCGTTGATCTTCCGTGCCCAAGGCACACAGGTGGCGGTGCTGGATGCGCAGAATCACGTACACCTGCAGGACATTCACATCGGCCTGGACCTGGGCGAACGCCTGGTCATCGACCAAGGCCTGAAACCCGCCGACCGCGTCGTCGACAACCCGCCGGACGCCCTGCGTGAAGGCGACCCAGTGCAACTAGCCGCCGCCGGAGGTGCGCATGCGCCTAAGGCTTAA
- a CDS encoding TIGR03915 family putative DNA repair protein, whose amino-acid sequence MISLECNNLFSTWREQARWLLSHQVDPSQVSWGEAEVADLFATDEPIPEGLGPYQTRVPKALLELLESAACYHGDQRWSLLYEVLWRVSHGDRTAMLAGDKLGSELQRRIKQVSREAHHLHAFVRFVALPAGAGLELPEYVAWHEPAHDILKSASQHFVGRMGRHRWMIATPLDGVYYDGEQLVHQRECPEAWRQLAQNVEDPHSAMWLTYYSHIFNPARLNPKVMEGHLPSRFWKNLPEGKLIPGLITEARTGKQKDGQAKLIGAKPGRQIANPHRAR is encoded by the coding sequence ATGATCAGCCTGGAGTGCAACAACCTGTTCAGCACCTGGCGCGAGCAGGCGCGCTGGCTGCTGAGTCATCAGGTCGACCCCAGCCAGGTGAGCTGGGGCGAGGCTGAGGTGGCGGACCTGTTTGCCACCGACGAACCGATTCCCGAAGGCTTGGGGCCTTACCAGACGCGGGTGCCCAAGGCCCTGCTGGAATTGCTGGAGTCGGCGGCCTGCTACCACGGGGACCAGCGCTGGAGCCTGTTGTATGAAGTGTTGTGGCGCGTCAGTCATGGTGACCGCACGGCGATGCTGGCGGGGGACAAGCTGGGCAGTGAGTTGCAGCGGCGGATCAAGCAGGTCAGTCGCGAGGCGCACCATCTGCATGCGTTTGTGCGATTTGTCGCGCTACCGGCCGGGGCGGGGCTGGAGTTGCCGGAATATGTGGCCTGGCATGAGCCGGCCCACGACATCCTGAAGTCCGCCAGTCAGCATTTTGTAGGACGGATGGGGCGTCATCGCTGGATGATCGCCACGCCGTTGGATGGGGTGTATTACGACGGCGAGCAGCTTGTTCATCAGCGCGAGTGCCCCGAGGCTTGGCGCCAGCTGGCACAGAATGTCGAGGACCCCCACAGTGCGATGTGGCTGACCTATTACAGCCACATCTTCAACCCGGCGCGCTTGAACCCCAAGGTGATGGAAGGGCATCTGCCGAGCCGGTTCTGGAAAAACCTGCCCGAGGGCAAGTTGATTCCGGGTTTGATCACCGAGGCGCGGACGGGGAAGCAGAAGGACGGGCAGGCAAAGTTGATTGGTGCAAAACCGGGTCGCCAGATTGCCAACCCCCACCGAGCGCGGTGA
- a CDS encoding putative DNA modification/repair radical SAM protein — protein sequence MQLIEKLSILADAAKYDASCASSGAPKRSSEGKAGLGSTDGMGICHSYTPDGRCVSLLKVLLTNFCLYDCQYCVNRRSSDVPRARFSPEEVVTLTLDFYRRNCVSGLFLSSGIIRSSDYTMEQLVRVAKLLREEHDFRGYIHLKTIPDADPALIAEAGKYADRLSVNIELPTEASLQTLAPEKKIVSIKQAMQTIYTGEQTVRNEPRAPRFAPAGQSTQLIVGADDTDDSTILHGAEALYGNFKLRRVYYSAFSPIPNSPKSVPLAAPPLMREHRLYQADFLLRSYGFSANELFQGPGHLALDIDPKLAWALENREVFPLDLNRAEPTLIARIPGIGLRTTQRLVDLRRERKIRFEDLARMRCVLAKAKPFFITSDYHPQQADSTSVLLREQLRDRPQPQQMGLWG from the coding sequence ATGCAGTTGATCGAAAAACTCAGCATTCTCGCCGACGCCGCCAAGTACGATGCTTCGTGCGCCAGCAGTGGCGCGCCCAAGCGCAGCTCCGAGGGCAAGGCGGGGCTGGGTTCCACCGATGGCATGGGTATTTGCCATAGCTACACGCCGGACGGGCGTTGTGTGTCGCTGCTCAAGGTGTTGCTCACCAACTTCTGTCTTTACGACTGCCAGTACTGCGTCAACCGCCGCTCCAGCGACGTGCCCCGCGCGCGTTTCAGCCCGGAGGAGGTGGTTACCCTGACCCTGGACTTCTACCGGCGCAATTGCGTCAGCGGGCTGTTTCTCAGTTCCGGCATCATCCGTTCGTCCGACTACACCATGGAGCAGTTGGTGCGGGTCGCCAAATTGCTGCGCGAAGAGCATGACTTTCGCGGCTATATCCATCTCAAGACCATTCCTGACGCCGACCCGGCGCTGATCGCCGAAGCCGGGAAGTATGCCGATCGCCTGAGCGTGAACATCGAATTGCCCACCGAGGCCAGCCTGCAGACCCTGGCGCCGGAAAAAAAGATCGTGTCGATCAAGCAGGCCATGCAGACCATCTACACCGGCGAGCAGACGGTCCGCAACGAACCGCGCGCGCCGCGTTTTGCCCCGGCCGGGCAGAGCACGCAACTGATCGTCGGCGCCGACGACACCGATGACAGCACCATCCTCCACGGCGCCGAGGCGTTGTACGGTAATTTCAAGCTGCGCCGCGTGTATTACTCGGCGTTCAGCCCCATTCCCAACAGTCCGAAAAGCGTGCCTTTGGCAGCACCGCCCTTGATGCGCGAGCACCGCTTGTACCAGGCGGACTTCCTGTTGCGCAGTTATGGCTTCAGCGCCAACGAGCTTTTCCAAGGCCCCGGCCACCTGGCCCTGGATATCGACCCCAAGCTGGCCTGGGCCCTGGAAAACCGTGAGGTGTTCCCCCTGGACCTGAACCGCGCCGAACCGACCTTGATCGCGCGTATCCCAGGCATTGGCCTGCGCACTACCCAGCGCCTGGTGGACCTGCGCCGCGAGCGCAAGATCCGCTTCGAAGACCTGGCGCGCATGCGGTGTGTGCTGGCCAAGGCCAAGCCGTTTTTCATCACCAGCGACTACCATCCGCAACAGGCTGACAGCACCAGCGTGTTGCTGCGCGAGCAATTGCGCGACCGTCCGCAGCCGCAGCAAATGGGCTTGTGGGGATGA